A genomic stretch from Lathyrus oleraceus cultivar Zhongwan6 chromosome 2, CAAS_Psat_ZW6_1.0, whole genome shotgun sequence includes:
- the LOC127118703 gene encoding uncharacterized protein LOC127118703 isoform X4, with translation MRTDDIETRCPFEVACRLVLASRDDRISHDSRLFAGMFRNSIARDYHDPSHTDAMLLARGIDMQLVHMMIRLACYNMDPLDYHTRGLGHMCIMEMSPPDCSLLVTSELFSLRKSEVSVLDDVYG, from the exons ATGCGCACAGACGACATCGAAACTAGGTGTCCCTTTGAGGTGGCCTGCAG ACTGGTTTTGGCGAGTCGAGACGACAGAATATCTCATGACTCACGTCTCTTTGCAGGAATGTTCCGCAACAG CATTGCGCGGGATTATCATGATCCTTCTCATACTGACGCCATGTTATTAGCGAGAGGTATTGATATGCAGCTGGTTCATATGATG ATTCGACTGGCTTGCTACAACATGGATCCATTGGATTACCATACGAGGGGTCTTGGTCACATGTGCATAATGGAAATGTCTCCACCTGATTGTAGTTTGCTTGTTACTAGTGAACTGTTTTCTCTTAGGAAGAGTGAG
- the LOC127118703 gene encoding uncharacterized protein LOC127118703 isoform X1 translates to MRTDDIETRCPFEVACRLVLASRDDRISHDSRLFAGMFRNSIARDYHDPSHTDAMLLARGIDMQLVHMMVNIRLACYNMDPLDYHTRGLGHMCIMEMSPPDCSLLVTSELFSLRKSEFHGVPILNLTMLNRVGEITRATRPNLRKCVISNEEIKINHDTNIMLCNPISFGRTP, encoded by the exons ATGCGCACAGACGACATCGAAACTAGGTGTCCCTTTGAGGTGGCCTGCAG ACTGGTTTTGGCGAGTCGAGACGACAGAATATCTCATGACTCACGTCTCTTTGCAGGAATGTTCCGCAACAG CATTGCGCGGGATTATCATGATCCTTCTCATACTGACGCCATGTTATTAGCGAGAGGTATTGATATGCAGCTGGTTCATATGATGGTAAAC ATTCGACTGGCTTGCTACAACATGGATCCATTGGATTACCATACGAGGGGTCTTGGTCACATGTGCATAATGGAAATGTCTCCACCTGATTGTAGTTTGCTTGTTACTAGTGAACTGTTTTCTCTTAGGAAGAGTGAG TTCCATGGCGTCCCGATTCTCAACCTGACCATGCTTAATCGGGTAGGTGAGATTACACGTGCTACTAGACCAAACCTTAGAAAGTGCGTCATCTCCAATGAAGAAATCAAGATCAACCATGACACTAACATTATGCTGTGCAATCCAATTTCCTTCGGAAGAACTCCTTGA
- the LOC127118703 gene encoding uncharacterized protein LOC127118703 isoform X2: MRTDDIETRCPFEVACRLVLASRDDRISHDSRLFAGMFRNSIARDYHDPSHTDAMLLARGIDMQLVHMMIRLACYNMDPLDYHTRGLGHMCIMEMSPPDCSLLVTSELFSLRKSEFHGVPILNLTMLNRVGEITRATRPNLRKCVISNEEIKINHDTNIMLCNPISFGRTP; the protein is encoded by the exons ATGCGCACAGACGACATCGAAACTAGGTGTCCCTTTGAGGTGGCCTGCAG ACTGGTTTTGGCGAGTCGAGACGACAGAATATCTCATGACTCACGTCTCTTTGCAGGAATGTTCCGCAACAG CATTGCGCGGGATTATCATGATCCTTCTCATACTGACGCCATGTTATTAGCGAGAGGTATTGATATGCAGCTGGTTCATATGATG ATTCGACTGGCTTGCTACAACATGGATCCATTGGATTACCATACGAGGGGTCTTGGTCACATGTGCATAATGGAAATGTCTCCACCTGATTGTAGTTTGCTTGTTACTAGTGAACTGTTTTCTCTTAGGAAGAGTGAG TTCCATGGCGTCCCGATTCTCAACCTGACCATGCTTAATCGGGTAGGTGAGATTACACGTGCTACTAGACCAAACCTTAGAAAGTGCGTCATCTCCAATGAAGAAATCAAGATCAACCATGACACTAACATTATGCTGTGCAATCCAATTTCCTTCGGAAGAACTCCTTGA
- the LOC127118703 gene encoding uncharacterized protein LOC127118703 isoform X3: protein MRTDDIETRCPFEVACRLVLASRDDRISHDSRLFAGMFRNSIARDYHDPSHTDAMLLARGIDMQLVHMMVNIRLACYNMDPLDYHTRGLGHMCIMEMSPPDCSLLVTSELFSLRKSEVSVLDDVYG, encoded by the exons ATGCGCACAGACGACATCGAAACTAGGTGTCCCTTTGAGGTGGCCTGCAG ACTGGTTTTGGCGAGTCGAGACGACAGAATATCTCATGACTCACGTCTCTTTGCAGGAATGTTCCGCAACAG CATTGCGCGGGATTATCATGATCCTTCTCATACTGACGCCATGTTATTAGCGAGAGGTATTGATATGCAGCTGGTTCATATGATGGTAAAC ATTCGACTGGCTTGCTACAACATGGATCCATTGGATTACCATACGAGGGGTCTTGGTCACATGTGCATAATGGAAATGTCTCCACCTGATTGTAGTTTGCTTGTTACTAGTGAACTGTTTTCTCTTAGGAAGAGTGAG